The sequence TTATTAACAGGAGCGCATAAATCTTATGTCGAGTTGGCGATTTCCCATCTCTCCTGCCATTCACCCACAAAGATCCCCTGTATTGCGGGCGTTGGATGGTGGCAAGTAGTGCCCGAATGCGTTGTCGGGTGTTTCTGTTTGTTTGAAGGAAGATCATCATTTTCTGTATATTGTGGTAGGCGTGCCTCCTGCCTCCTTTAGTTCCCTTTGTGTTTGCAGGACAGATGGCGAGAAAGCAGCATGGCGTGCATAGTAAGAGGGGAGGTATAGATGTGCAATGACATAGGTGTGCCAATGAGTATGTTGTTCTTAGTGAACTCGCTAGTCATCGTACGACAATCGTCGTTTCGACTACCTGCGTTTGCTCTCTCTGTTCCCTCTTTGTTGCTGAAGTTCTTGCTGCGTTGTGCTGGTAGCTGTTTACAATATATGGTCTGCCACAACATTACGCAAGAGTTTGGTTCATTTCATACAAAACGTCGTTGATGTGTGGCCTAGTCACACTAGAATCAATAAAATTCAGGTGGTGATTCTCTCCCATGCGTTGACAATAATAAAAATAAATGAGACGTTTTACGAGAGACTGATGCAATTAAGCATTATTATTGTAGGGGCACGAAATTAAAAGGTATTTTGAATTTTGTGGCCCCTAATAATTTGATGCCCCTAATTCAATAACAACAATCAATTAAATTCTATAATCAAGGGACTTTTAATTTCGTGCCTCTAATTTAGCAACAATGTGTTTTGTACCTCTTTATTTGTAAAAACTTCCCATTTTCGAGTAAAAAGATCTCATCCAATTTCAATCAGGGTATAGGCCCAAACCAATCTTTTTCCGCTCCAGTCCTTTAAAAGCTTTACGGGCCGAAGTCATGAATTGTTGGAATCCTAAACTGTTACACTTACAGCAAACTAGTGGGCAGGTCGGCTTCGACCGACGAAACGTCCAGCCCAGGAGCCCAACGTGCCCACCCCAATATATTTATCGCGCCTCCCGGTTCCACTATATAATCGTCACCGCCCACCAGTGGTGTCCATTCACGCACCTAGGGTtttcgcgccgccgccgccgccgccgccgcagccgcaACAATGGTAACTTCCTAGCCGTCGCCCTAGTTCTCGTTTTCCATGGAGTTGGCCTGTGCCGCCTTGGTTTCAGTGTTTCTCTGACTTGGTTGATGGCGTACTTCGTTGTTTGCGCAGCCGTCGCACAAGACCTTCCGGATCAAGAAGAAGCTGGCGAAGAAGATGCGCCAGAACCGCCCCATCCCCTACTGGATCCGCATGCGCACTGACAATACCATCAGGTGACGGCCGCGCTAACTCCTGCTCGTCTGGTCTGGATTCGGCCGTCGCTGACCCCGCCGCTCCATTCCGTGCCGTTTCAGGTACAACGCCAAGCGCAGGCACTGGCGCCGCACCAAGCTCGGCTTCTGAGCGTCGGGATTGGCCGGCTGCTGCGTCGGAAGGCTAGGGTCTAAGAGCTATCTTCCTTCTGTTTTATCAATGTGTCAGTTTTTCTGTAAGCTAGCAAGTGTTGCTATGACGCTTTTATTAAGATTCTGGTGAGCGGTGATGTTAAGAGAAAATTGGCACTACTGTGGTGTACCCCAAGATTCCTTGCAGCATTGCTATGCTAAGTAAAGAACCCTTTATCTTATTATATATGTAGTGTTGCAT is a genomic window of Zea mays cultivar B73 chromosome 5, Zm-B73-REFERENCE-NAM-5.0, whole genome shotgun sequence containing:
- the LOC542444 gene encoding large ribosomal subunit protein eL39, translating into MPSHKTFRIKKKLAKKMRQNRPIPYWIRMRTDNTIRYNAKRRHWRRTKLGF